Proteins from a single region of Sporosarcina sp. P33:
- a CDS encoding polysaccharide deacetylase family protein: MSKLNEYNVAGPRRDFIGYGRKGLQVKWPYDARVVLNIAINYEEGSEQMKSLGDNENETFVEFNPLMPNHMRDIAVESVFEYGSRVGIWRLQRLFDELNIPVTIFGCAVALERNLEVANWIKERGHDVCVHGWRWEKSWNLPREEEKERIRLAYDSIKQTCGVATVGWYSRYGPSVNTRELLVEHGGFLYDSDAYNDELPYYEKVRGKQHLVVPYNQTLNDGKFVRPQGFGSATDFLDTLKRAFDYLWNEGETHPKMMTIGLHPRIIGQPYRISALKEFLQYVLQKESVWIAKRLEIAEFWKQQYKTD, translated from the coding sequence ATGTCTAAACTTAATGAGTATAATGTGGCGGGTCCGAGAAGGGACTTTATTGGTTACGGCCGTAAGGGTCTGCAAGTCAAATGGCCTTATGATGCAAGGGTAGTATTGAATATTGCCATCAATTATGAAGAAGGTTCTGAACAGATGAAATCGTTAGGGGATAATGAAAATGAGACATTTGTTGAATTCAATCCTTTAATGCCGAATCATATGCGTGATATTGCTGTTGAATCAGTTTTCGAGTATGGCAGTAGGGTGGGAATATGGCGTTTGCAACGTCTGTTTGACGAATTAAATATTCCAGTTACCATTTTTGGTTGTGCAGTTGCCTTGGAAAGAAATCTAGAAGTAGCTAACTGGATTAAAGAACGCGGCCATGATGTATGTGTGCATGGTTGGCGCTGGGAAAAGTCCTGGAATTTGCCGCGTGAAGAGGAAAAAGAAAGAATTCGTCTAGCGTATGATTCCATCAAACAAACTTGCGGGGTGGCTACAGTAGGTTGGTATTCCCGATATGGTCCCTCGGTTAATACAAGGGAGCTTTTAGTGGAACATGGAGGATTCCTTTACGACTCAGACGCTTATAATGACGAGTTGCCTTATTATGAAAAAGTGAGGGGTAAGCAACATTTGGTTGTTCCTTACAATCAAACTTTGAATGATGGGAAATTTGTGAGGCCACAGGGCTTTGGAAGTGCCACTGATTTTCTTGATACGCTTAAAAGAGCTTTCGATTATTTATGGAATGAAGGAGAAACACACCCGAAAATGATGACAATCGGCCTTCATCCAAGAATCATCGGGCAGCCTTACAGGATATCCGCATTAAAAGAGTTTTTGCAATATGTTCTTCAGAAAGAAAGTGTATGGATTGCTAAGCGGTTGGAAATTGCGGAATTCTGGAAACAGCAATACAAGACGGATTAG
- a CDS encoding TRAP transporter small permease, which produces MAKVIQWIDNINKGFKVIASLSLAIMSIVIVVQVISRYFLHSTFSWSEELARYLMILTILLGAALALRTQSLIGLEIIAENVSSGKRRVLKFFVYIVCLLFFIALLIFGLSTVAAVEHQLSPALQISMSIPYTAIPLGALALIINTIAVLLELIKNKETIKNEGEI; this is translated from the coding sequence ATGGCTAAAGTGATTCAGTGGATCGACAATATAAATAAAGGATTTAAAGTAATAGCTTCCCTTAGTTTAGCGATCATGTCCATTGTAATTGTAGTTCAAGTTATCTCCAGATATTTTCTTCACAGTACATTTTCATGGTCGGAGGAGCTAGCTAGATATCTTATGATTTTGACTATCCTTCTTGGAGCCGCGCTTGCACTGCGTACTCAATCATTGATTGGTTTGGAAATCATTGCGGAGAATGTGTCATCGGGCAAAAGACGTGTACTAAAGTTTTTCGTTTATATCGTTTGCCTATTATTTTTCATCGCACTGCTGATCTTTGGTTTATCCACGGTGGCTGCTGTTGAGCATCAGTTAAGTCCTGCATTACAAATTAGTATGTCCATTCCTTATACAGCGATACCGCTAGGCGCATTGGCCTTGATCATCAATACGATTGCAGTGCTGCTGGAGCTAATTAAGAATAAGGAAACGATTAAGAACGAGGGGGAAATATAA
- a CDS encoding TRAP transporter large permease, producing the protein MLIILLVSLAALLILSVPVAVAVGLSSLLAIYFGSNLPLNVVAQKLFTSIDSFPLMAIPFFIFAGTLMEQGGIAKRLVRFANALVGKFTGGLGMVVVVTAMFFGAISGSGIATTAALGSILIPAMIRKGYDRSYAGALQATAGELGVIIPPSVSMILFGVAASVSIGDLFIAGILPGILIAVSLLVGVFIISKIRGYKGDSTLPKGETVAAFKDALLALLMPVIILGGIYGGIFTPTEAAAVAVAYSFIVGTFVYKEIKIANIIEILSKSVISTSIVMFIIANAGLFAWVLTRESVPQKMALLFTTVTESPIVFLLIINVMLLVVGMFFDGSVAIIILAPLLTPIAVGLGIDPIHFGMVMITNLAVGMCTPPLGVNLFVSCQIADIRLEQITKAILPFVFILIVDVLIISYIPWISTILVDWLK; encoded by the coding sequence ATGTTAATAATTTTATTAGTCTCCCTTGCTGCATTGCTGATCTTATCTGTGCCAGTTGCCGTGGCAGTAGGACTATCTTCATTATTGGCTATTTACTTCGGTAGCAACTTACCATTGAATGTCGTGGCACAAAAGTTATTTACTTCTATTGACTCATTTCCATTAATGGCCATTCCATTTTTTATTTTCGCGGGAACGTTGATGGAACAAGGCGGCATTGCCAAAAGGCTTGTCCGCTTTGCAAACGCACTGGTAGGGAAATTCACAGGCGGGCTCGGAATGGTAGTGGTTGTAACTGCCATGTTTTTCGGTGCCATCTCAGGTTCGGGTATTGCTACTACAGCTGCTCTGGGATCTATCTTGATTCCAGCAATGATCAGGAAGGGGTATGACCGTAGCTATGCCGGTGCACTTCAGGCCACTGCAGGTGAGTTGGGTGTCATTATCCCTCCAAGTGTTTCGATGATTTTGTTCGGGGTGGCGGCAAGCGTATCGATCGGCGATTTATTCATTGCCGGTATATTGCCGGGCATCTTGATTGCTGTTTCCTTGTTGGTCGGCGTATTTATCATTTCGAAAATTAGAGGTTATAAAGGTGATTCAACTTTACCGAAAGGTGAGACAGTAGCTGCATTTAAAGATGCCCTTCTTGCTTTATTGATGCCGGTCATTATTTTGGGTGGAATTTATGGAGGAATTTTCACCCCTACGGAAGCTGCAGCGGTAGCAGTAGCCTATTCTTTCATTGTAGGAACTTTTGTTTACAAGGAAATCAAGATCGCCAATATTATAGAAATACTATCCAAGTCCGTGATCAGTACTTCTATCGTCATGTTCATCATCGCGAATGCGGGCTTATTCGCTTGGGTTCTAACGAGGGAATCTGTACCACAAAAAATGGCTTTATTATTCACTACGGTGACAGAATCGCCTATTGTTTTTCTGCTGATAATTAATGTGATGTTACTGGTCGTCGGAATGTTTTTCGATGGCAGTGTAGCCATTATTATTTTGGCACCTCTGTTGACACCGATTGCCGTAGGTTTAGGTATTGATCCAATCCACTTCGGCATGGTAATGATTACCAACCTTGCCGTCGGAATGTGTACACCTCCTTTAGGAGTGAATTTATTCGTTTCATGCCAGATTGCAGATATCAGACTTGAACAAATCACAAAGGCAATTCTGCCATTCGTATTCATACTAATTGTGGATGTATTAATCATTAGTTATATTCCGTGGATCAGCACGATTCTTGTGGATTGGTTGAAGTGA
- a CDS encoding dihydroorotase family protein has product MNELKAIKGNIVAPDKVYFDHYLVYKNDEIVAIEEHVTGDTDVLDASGKYVLPGAVDAHVHCYSALSEGFEAATRSAAGGGVTTIVEMPYDADKLICNEKVFKEKIELLEKEAVVDVALLATIAPENGLDQIPLLSKAGACGFKISLFNTHPVRFPKIDEGILEDAFQLTRKAGRPISVHAETDSIVRKNIERYQDLGVNNPIAHCWSRPKLAESTAALTILEMAYQLKAKAHLHHTTFPHVFDLVEEYKDRGANVTAETCTHYLVFSEDDMERLGAKGKINPPLRPEKDRLGLWKMLEEGNIDMVTSDHAPWPIEAKQHENIFENSSGAPGVEVLLPILYSEGVAKGRISLNRLVKLISEYPAERFGLGHRKGKLASGYDADFVVLDPNQDVVVKAKDMHSNADWSPYEDMQLQGKIESTYLRGKAIYDGDKVYGEKGYGKYIPAQFGGENSDGFQH; this is encoded by the coding sequence ATGAATGAACTAAAAGCGATAAAAGGGAATATTGTAGCCCCTGACAAAGTCTATTTTGATCATTATTTGGTTTATAAAAATGACGAAATCGTAGCCATTGAAGAACATGTCACCGGCGATACGGATGTATTGGATGCAAGTGGAAAGTACGTATTACCAGGCGCAGTGGATGCTCATGTTCATTGTTATAGTGCCCTGTCCGAGGGGTTTGAAGCAGCAACAAGATCTGCTGCGGGCGGCGGCGTGACCACAATTGTGGAAATGCCATACGATGCAGATAAATTGATCTGCAATGAAAAGGTCTTCAAAGAAAAAATTGAATTGCTGGAGAAAGAGGCTGTTGTGGATGTCGCTTTATTGGCGACAATTGCGCCTGAAAACGGTCTGGATCAGATTCCGTTGCTCTCAAAAGCCGGCGCGTGCGGTTTTAAAATCTCTTTATTCAATACACATCCAGTACGTTTTCCAAAGATTGATGAAGGTATTCTTGAAGATGCGTTTCAATTGACGAGAAAGGCGGGAAGACCGATTAGTGTCCACGCGGAGACAGATTCTATTGTGCGCAAAAATATTGAGAGGTACCAGGATCTAGGCGTGAACAATCCAATTGCCCATTGCTGGAGCAGACCAAAGCTTGCGGAATCGACTGCTGCACTGACAATTTTAGAGATGGCGTACCAATTGAAAGCGAAAGCACATTTGCATCATACGACTTTCCCCCACGTATTTGACCTGGTGGAAGAGTATAAGGACAGGGGCGCCAATGTTACCGCGGAAACATGTACACATTATCTAGTATTCAGTGAAGATGACATGGAACGGTTAGGTGCGAAAGGTAAAATCAATCCGCCTTTGCGACCTGAAAAAGATCGATTAGGACTGTGGAAAATGTTGGAGGAAGGGAATATTGACATGGTGACTTCAGACCATGCCCCTTGGCCCATAGAAGCAAAGCAGCATGAAAATATTTTTGAAAATTCATCAGGTGCTCCTGGTGTAGAAGTTTTGTTGCCGATTTTATATAGTGAAGGTGTAGCCAAAGGAAGAATTTCCTTAAATAGATTAGTTAAATTAATCAGTGAATATCCTGCAGAACGTTTTGGCCTGGGACATCGCAAAGGGAAATTGGCATCAGGCTATGATGCTGATTTCGTCGTATTGGATCCAAACCAGGACGTTGTGGTGAAAGCAAAAGACATGCATTCTAACGCTGACTGGAGTCCCTATGAAGACATGCAGTTGCAAGGTAAAATTGAATCTACATATTTACGTGGTAAAGCCATTTATGACGGTGATAAAGTCTATGGGGAAAAGGGATACGGTAAGTATATCCCTGCACAATTTGGAGGTGAAAACTCCGATGGGTTCCAACATTAA
- a CDS encoding Zn-dependent hydrolase → MGSNIKMNTERIKGDISILANIVDQDRPLYTRRPFTGEYLKSRKWLKEEMEKAGLTVSVDAASNLIGERKGSRPELPPIMIGSHTDSVVGGGRFDGIIGVLGGIEIARQLDEQDVRLEHTLLIVDFTAEEASEFGISTIGSRGMVGNLNKEILERVNHDGITLREGLEQLGGRPSELEKEKKKNGDISLYLELHIEQGPVLEQTGHELGAVTGIVGIRRYKVTCHGQANHAGTTPMNMRADALAAASEVILSIEYVANQSYSTQIVGTVGRLFVEPNASNVVPGKVVFDFELRSLESDVLDEAIENIGQSIDSIAVKRTLDITIEPLSVSDGIIINEDVVEGVFHSCQEVGSSLRLPSGAGHDANQIASIAPVGMVFVPSQNGVSHSSDEWTDYELVTKGIQALWNTLIYFDKQFK, encoded by the coding sequence ATGGGTTCCAACATTAAAATGAACACTGAGAGAATTAAAGGTGATATCTCTATATTGGCAAATATTGTTGACCAAGATCGTCCTCTCTACACACGCAGACCATTTACAGGTGAGTATTTGAAGAGCAGGAAATGGTTAAAAGAGGAAATGGAGAAGGCAGGTTTAACTGTTTCTGTCGATGCTGCATCTAATTTGATTGGAGAACGAAAGGGCAGCCGTCCTGAATTGCCGCCGATAATGATTGGATCCCATACAGATTCTGTCGTGGGTGGAGGTCGTTTCGATGGAATTATCGGGGTTTTGGGGGGGATAGAAATTGCGCGACAGCTAGACGAACAGGACGTACGATTGGAACATACATTGTTAATCGTTGATTTCACTGCAGAGGAAGCAAGTGAATTCGGTATTTCCACTATTGGAAGCAGGGGAATGGTTGGCAACTTGAACAAAGAAATATTGGAACGTGTCAATCATGACGGAATCACACTACGTGAAGGACTGGAGCAATTGGGCGGCAGACCATCCGAATTGGAAAAAGAAAAGAAAAAAAACGGAGATATCAGCTTGTATTTGGAATTGCATATCGAACAGGGCCCTGTCCTTGAACAAACAGGACATGAACTTGGTGCAGTGACGGGCATTGTGGGTATTAGGCGCTACAAGGTTACTTGCCATGGACAAGCCAATCATGCTGGTACTACACCAATGAATATGCGGGCAGATGCATTGGCAGCAGCTTCTGAAGTTATTCTTTCCATTGAGTATGTAGCAAACCAATCCTATTCTACACAAATAGTGGGAACGGTCGGCCGTCTGTTTGTTGAGCCAAATGCTTCGAATGTGGTACCTGGTAAAGTTGTATTTGATTTTGAGCTAAGATCTTTGGAATCAGATGTATTAGATGAAGCTATCGAAAATATTGGACAGAGTATTGATTCCATTGCTGTTAAAAGAACTCTGGATATCACAATTGAGCCGCTTTCAGTTTCAGATGGTATTATCATTAACGAAGATGTCGTGGAAGGTGTGTTCCACAGTTGCCAAGAAGTTGGCAGTAGTTTAAGATTGCCGAGCGGGGCCGGTCATGACGCTAATCAAATTGCATCTATAGCACCTGTCGGTATGGTTTTTGTGCCAAGTCAAAATGGTGTCAGTCATTCATCAGACGAGTGGACAGATTATGAGCTTGTAACCAAGGGGATTCAGGCACTGTGGAATACCTTAATTTATTTTGATAAGCAATTTAAATAA
- a CDS encoding Zn-dependent hydrolase gives MIEVIQSMRERLLQTNSPSLNHSGVSGERLTSRLIEIAKIGLTVEGGSHRLGYSSEEAQAKGLVKKWINEMGLEVRMDGAGNIIGRLEGKKGLPAIACGSHIDSVPNGGHFDGVLGVLAALEVLEAWKYIGFQPTVPVEVIVFADEEGTRFNTGYIGSSAMTGKAEWNFLSRLTDQEDYRFADIARVAGITQESFTNAARSADELSAYIEVHIEQGTQLERNEQPVGIVTGIAGSSNLELKFIGMAAHAGNTPMKGRRDALVAASHFISTLPELALSVSDTAVATVGQLHVYPNGSNVVPGEVRLSVDLRDIYSNSIQRLMEKVKSRATDIERLFNVQVEWTDTLQIAPTLMDQTLIELQEKTIKKNGMIPVHLPSGAGHDAMVMGRHIPTAMFFTRSLGGISHHPAEWSDLSDCMQTVHVLKGFLERLSSDLAERGNI, from the coding sequence ATGATAGAAGTTATTCAGTCAATGAGGGAACGCTTGTTACAAACAAATAGCCCCTCATTGAACCATTCGGGAGTTTCCGGGGAAAGACTTACAAGCAGACTAATAGAAATCGCAAAGATTGGTTTGACTGTGGAGGGAGGCTCCCATCGTTTAGGGTATTCTTCTGAAGAGGCACAGGCAAAAGGTCTAGTGAAAAAATGGATAAATGAGATGGGGTTAGAAGTTAGGATGGACGGCGCCGGGAATATAATTGGTAGATTGGAAGGCAAGAAAGGCTTACCCGCTATTGCATGTGGTTCCCATATAGACAGTGTACCGAATGGCGGTCACTTTGATGGGGTCCTAGGTGTGCTTGCGGCATTGGAAGTGTTGGAAGCGTGGAAGTACATTGGTTTCCAGCCGACCGTCCCGGTTGAAGTGATTGTGTTTGCGGACGAGGAAGGAACCCGCTTTAATACAGGTTATATTGGCAGCAGTGCCATGACGGGTAAGGCGGAATGGAACTTTCTCTCCCGTCTAACCGATCAAGAAGATTATAGATTTGCAGATATTGCGAGGGTGGCGGGAATCACTCAAGAAAGTTTTACCAACGCTGCACGTTCTGCAGATGAACTATCAGCTTACATCGAAGTGCATATTGAGCAAGGGACGCAGTTGGAAAGGAATGAACAACCCGTAGGAATAGTTACAGGAATTGCGGGTTCTTCCAATTTAGAATTAAAGTTTATAGGCATGGCGGCACATGCTGGCAACACTCCAATGAAGGGCCGACGCGATGCATTGGTTGCCGCTAGCCATTTCATTTCAACACTTCCCGAATTAGCATTGTCAGTTAGCGATACGGCGGTGGCGACTGTTGGCCAGCTGCATGTTTATCCGAATGGAAGTAACGTAGTGCCTGGAGAAGTCAGGTTAAGTGTAGATCTCCGTGATATTTATTCAAATTCTATTCAGCGGCTTATGGAGAAAGTGAAGAGTCGAGCAACGGATATCGAACGACTTTTCAATGTCCAAGTGGAATGGACTGACACATTGCAAATAGCTCCCACTTTAATGGATCAGACATTGATTGAACTCCAGGAAAAAACTATTAAAAAAAATGGTATGATACCCGTTCATCTACCAAGTGGAGCAGGTCACGATGCAATGGTAATGGGCCGTCATATACCAACTGCTATGTTCTTCACTAGGAGTCTGGGCGGAATTAGCCACCATCCCGCAGAATGGTCGGATTTGTCTGATTGCATGCAGACAGTCCATGTATTGAAGGGGTTTTTGGAGAGATTATCAAGTGACTTGGCTGAACGCGGAAACATTTAG
- the yhfH gene encoding protein YhfH, with amino-acid sequence MVESIVDFFRNLPAKVCVTCGNDIEEQHECYSNQCDQCNVK; translated from the coding sequence ATGGTAGAAAGCATCGTAGATTTTTTCAGAAACTTGCCGGCGAAGGTTTGTGTGACATGCGGGAACGATATCGAAGAGCAGCATGAGTGCTACTCCAACCAATGTGATCAGTGCAACGTAAAATAA
- a CDS encoding lipoate--protein ligase has protein sequence MKFIDNHGITDPRINLAIEEYVLNTMDVDKDSYLLFYINEPSIIIGKNQNTVEEINTEFVDREGIRVVRRLSGGGAVYHDKGNLNFSFITKDDGDSFRNFKKFTEPVTDALAKMGIKAELLGRNDILIDGRKISGNAQFATGDRMFSHGTLLFDTDMEGVVNSLKVKKDKIESKGIKSIRSRVANISEFLEEPISIEQFRQEILNSIFGGEENIEYRELTDDDWTKIRELSAERYSNWEWNYGRSPKFNLQQSKRFPVGGIDIRLFVEKGMMENIQIYGDFFGVGEVQEIENRLKGVKYERQAITEALESMDVEKILGGIKLEEFVGLIY, from the coding sequence ATGAAATTTATCGATAATCACGGCATCACAGATCCGCGAATTAACCTGGCAATCGAAGAATATGTGCTCAACACAATGGATGTCGACAAAGATTCGTACTTGCTGTTCTATATCAACGAACCGTCCATCATCATCGGAAAGAACCAAAACACGGTAGAAGAGATCAACACAGAATTCGTAGACCGTGAAGGCATTCGTGTCGTGCGCAGGCTGTCCGGCGGCGGCGCGGTGTATCACGACAAAGGAAATTTGAACTTCAGTTTCATTACGAAAGACGACGGAGATTCATTCCGTAACTTCAAGAAATTTACGGAGCCTGTAACAGACGCGCTTGCGAAAATGGGGATCAAGGCGGAATTGCTTGGCCGCAATGATATTTTGATTGATGGGCGAAAAATCTCAGGGAATGCGCAGTTCGCAACGGGGGACCGCATGTTCAGCCATGGCACATTGCTGTTTGATACAGATATGGAAGGTGTCGTAAACTCGCTGAAGGTCAAGAAGGACAAAATTGAGTCAAAAGGAATTAAATCCATCCGCAGCCGTGTGGCGAATATTTCTGAATTTCTTGAAGAGCCAATTTCGATAGAACAGTTCAGACAGGAGATTTTGAACTCCATATTCGGCGGAGAAGAAAACATTGAGTATCGTGAATTGACGGATGACGACTGGACGAAAATCCGTGAGCTGTCCGCTGAGCGCTACAGCAACTGGGAGTGGAATTATGGACGTTCACCGAAGTTCAACTTACAGCAGTCTAAACGTTTCCCGGTCGGCGGAATTGATATCCGTCTGTTTGTGGAAAAAGGGATGATGGAAAATATCCAAATTTATGGAGACTTCTTCGGTGTGGGAGAAGTGCAGGAAATCGAAAATCGCTTAAAAGGCGTGAAGTATGAGCGGCAGGCGATTACAGAAGCACTGGAATCGATGGATGTGGAAAAAATCCTCGGCGGCATCAAGCTGGAAGAATTCGTCGGTCTGATTTATTAA
- a CDS encoding response regulator transcription factor has translation MKHRIFIVEDDQKIAQLLAGTLEKYQYEVAIVKDFDRVVEECVAYNPHLVLLDINLPIYDGYYWCRQLRQHTMCPIIFISARSGDMDQVFALENGGDDFITKPFHYEIVLAKIKSHLRRSFGEYSPNQSERVIVSGDLTLYIERMALQKGEEDIPLQKKECVILELLMGESPKVVSRERLLEELWDDQSFVDENTLNVNMARVRKKLADYDVQSWIETVRGAGYRFVPESEA, from the coding sequence GTGAAGCATCGAATATTCATTGTGGAAGATGATCAGAAAATTGCACAGCTGCTGGCGGGAACGCTGGAGAAATATCAGTATGAAGTGGCGATTGTAAAAGATTTTGACCGGGTGGTGGAAGAGTGCGTCGCGTATAATCCGCATTTGGTGCTGCTTGATATTAACTTGCCGATTTATGACGGGTATTATTGGTGCCGGCAGCTGCGGCAGCATACGATGTGTCCGATCATCTTCATTTCAGCGCGTTCGGGCGATATGGATCAAGTATTTGCGCTCGAAAACGGCGGCGATGATTTCATTACGAAACCGTTCCATTATGAAATTGTCCTCGCGAAAATTAAAAGCCATCTGCGCCGGTCGTTTGGGGAATACTCACCGAATCAGTCAGAGCGCGTCATTGTGTCCGGGGATCTGACGCTGTACATAGAACGGATGGCGCTGCAAAAAGGTGAAGAAGATATTCCGCTTCAGAAGAAAGAGTGTGTCATTCTTGAATTGCTGATGGGCGAGTCGCCAAAAGTCGTTTCAAGGGAGCGGCTGCTCGAAGAATTATGGGATGACCAGTCGTTTGTCGATGAGAATACGTTAAATGTCAACATGGCGCGCGTACGCAAGAAATTAGCCGACTATGATGTGCAGTCGTGGATCGAAACCGTGCGCGGCGCGGGTTACCGGTTTGTACCGGAGTCGGAGGCCTGA
- a CDS encoding HAMP domain-containing sensor histidine kinase, producing MKAFMLFVKEHIPFMLFQIGLVSFILLLYWLDGFRNPNTAIYSVAMGILLTAGYLGAKYIMRRTYYAKIVEKPKQMESALIRHILTPEHKQTTEFMRELYRLYQREVQTLYDVQNRHMHFMNQWVHQMKTPISVINLLLQEDEVDKKSIMQEVERIQNGLDIVLVNARLETFEDDMQIERLPLRQVLQEVLNENKRLFIANGLFPVLNVDEHLTVATDRKWIKFMLNQFITNAVKYTFEKGKKIHVQAVQKPEGLCLEIMDEGIGIPASDLHRVTKAFFTGENGRLSGESTGMGLYIASEVCERLGHQLTISSKQGEGTTIALLFTDGEAGEQPDDTTDR from the coding sequence ATGAAAGCATTCATGCTGTTCGTCAAAGAACATATACCGTTTATGCTGTTTCAGATCGGGCTCGTATCATTCATTTTGCTGCTGTACTGGCTTGACGGCTTCCGCAATCCGAACACTGCCATTTATTCAGTGGCAATGGGCATCTTGCTGACGGCAGGGTATCTGGGCGCGAAATACATTATGCGGCGCACGTATTATGCGAAGATCGTTGAGAAGCCGAAGCAAATGGAAAGCGCATTGATCCGTCATATACTGACGCCTGAACACAAACAGACGACGGAATTTATGCGCGAACTATACCGTCTGTACCAGCGGGAAGTGCAGACGCTCTATGATGTGCAAAACCGTCATATGCACTTTATGAATCAATGGGTGCATCAAATGAAAACGCCGATTTCGGTCATTAATTTATTGCTGCAGGAAGATGAAGTGGATAAGAAGAGCATCATGCAGGAAGTGGAACGGATCCAGAATGGGCTCGACATCGTCCTTGTGAATGCGCGGCTTGAAACGTTTGAAGACGATATGCAGATTGAACGGCTGCCGCTTCGCCAAGTGCTGCAGGAAGTGCTCAATGAAAATAAACGTCTTTTCATTGCGAACGGATTATTTCCTGTGCTGAACGTCGATGAGCATTTGACCGTGGCGACCGACCGGAAGTGGATCAAGTTTATGCTCAATCAATTTATTACGAATGCAGTGAAATATACATTTGAAAAAGGCAAGAAAATCCATGTCCAGGCTGTCCAAAAACCTGAAGGACTGTGTCTGGAAATTATGGATGAAGGCATCGGCATCCCGGCATCTGACTTGCACCGCGTGACGAAAGCATTTTTCACGGGTGAGAACGGCAGATTGTCAGGGGAGTCAACGGGAATGGGGCTGTATATCGCATCGGAAGTATGTGAGCGGCTCGGCCATCAATTGACGATTTCCTCGAAACAGGGGGAAGGCACGACGATCGCGTTATTATTTACAGACGGAGAGGCGGGTGAACAGCCAGATGACACAACCGATCGTTAA
- a CDS encoding ABC transporter ATP-binding protein codes for MTQPIVKMEDVTKIYEGKVIHRALNQLDFDVEEGEFVAIMGPSGSGKTTLLNLLMATDIPTYGKIVIGGVEPETLSQNDIALFRRRQIGFVFQEINLLQMLTVEENLVLPLTLDGLPIEEMKKRVQDMAQKLNLEDILERRPDELSGGQAQRTAIGRALIHQPGIVLADEPTGNLDSKSAKDVLELLEHINLHEKTTIIMVTHDPIAASYCDRVLFIKDGEFFNEIYKDERRHTFFQRILNVLSLLGGNVNDFSTVRLP; via the coding sequence ATGACACAACCGATCGTTAAAATGGAAGATGTAACGAAAATCTATGAGGGAAAAGTCATACACCGCGCGTTGAACCAGCTGGACTTCGATGTAGAAGAAGGCGAGTTCGTTGCGATTATGGGGCCGTCCGGAAGCGGGAAAACGACATTATTGAATCTGCTGATGGCGACCGATATTCCGACGTACGGCAAAATTGTCATTGGCGGCGTGGAACCGGAGACACTCAGTCAGAATGATATCGCGCTGTTTCGCAGGCGGCAGATCGGCTTTGTCTTTCAAGAAATTAATTTGCTGCAAATGCTGACAGTGGAAGAAAACCTTGTGCTGCCGCTGACGCTAGACGGCCTGCCGATTGAAGAAATGAAAAAACGCGTGCAGGATATGGCGCAAAAGCTGAACTTGGAAGATATTCTGGAGAGGCGTCCCGATGAATTATCGGGCGGACAGGCACAGCGCACAGCAATCGGCCGCGCACTGATCCATCAGCCGGGCATCGTGCTGGCGGATGAGCCGACAGGGAACTTAGATTCCAAGTCCGCAAAAGACGTGCTCGAATTACTCGAACATATCAATTTGCATGAGAAAACAACGATTATTATGGTAACGCATGATCCGATTGCTGCGAGCTACTGCGACCGGGTGCTGTTCATTAAAGACGGCGAATTTTTCAATGAAATTTATAAAGATGAACGCCGGCATACATTTTTCCAGCGCATCTTGAATGTGCTGTCATTACTTGGAGGCAATGTGAATGACTTTTCGACAGTTCGCTTACCGTAA